A single region of the Halopiger xanaduensis SH-6 genome encodes:
- the gcvH gene encoding glycine cleavage system protein GcvH — protein sequence MSFDVPDDRRYLESHEWALETDGVVRVGITDFAQDELGDVVFVELPDEGDDVDQETEFGVVESIKAVSDLYAPVSGEVVSVNEDLFDAPELVNEDPFGEGWMLEIEPDDIGELEALLSADEYEDQIA from the coding sequence ATGAGCTTCGACGTTCCCGACGATCGACGGTACCTGGAATCGCACGAGTGGGCACTCGAGACTGACGGCGTCGTCCGCGTCGGCATCACCGACTTCGCGCAGGACGAACTCGGCGACGTGGTCTTCGTCGAACTCCCCGACGAGGGCGACGATGTCGACCAGGAGACGGAGTTCGGCGTCGTCGAATCCATCAAGGCCGTCTCCGACCTCTACGCGCCGGTCAGCGGCGAGGTCGTTTCGGTCAACGAGGACCTGTTCGACGCCCCCGAACTCGTCAACGAGGATCCCTTCGGCGAGGGCTGGATGCTCGAGATCGAACCCGACGACATCGGGGAACTCGAAGCGTTGCTCTCGGCCGACGAGTACGAGGACCAGATCGCCTGA
- the gcvT gene encoding glycine cleavage system aminomethyltransferase GcvT, giving the protein MPLQTPPLRGTHDERGAKFTEFGGWDMPVEFDSIRTEHAAVREDVGIFDVSHMGQIHVTGPDATELMQRLTTNDVSRLGVGDAQYAAITDEDGTIIDDTVIYRLPDEGETPQGSREDGEATYLFIPNAGTDESTHERWIGYRNEWDLEATVDNRTDEYAMFAVQGPNAADLVGDVVDVADTADAIDGSVTDLSRFEATESTIDGVDCWTARTGYTGEDGFELIVPWPEAERIWSAFDCQPCGLGARDTLRIEAGLLLAGQDFDPEDNPRTPYEAGIGFTVDLETEFVGRDALAQVRAEGVEEELVGFQLIDRGVPRHGYDITNPESRVIGTVTSGTMSPTLEQAIGLGYVPVEYADPGTTLQVVVRGQSKKARVEQTPFIDTQ; this is encoded by the coding sequence ATGCCGCTTCAGACGCCGCCGTTACGTGGGACCCACGACGAGCGCGGAGCGAAGTTTACGGAGTTTGGCGGCTGGGACATGCCGGTCGAGTTCGACTCGATTCGAACGGAGCACGCGGCCGTCCGCGAGGACGTCGGCATCTTCGACGTCTCGCACATGGGCCAGATTCACGTCACCGGCCCGGACGCGACGGAACTGATGCAGCGGCTCACGACCAACGACGTGAGCCGACTCGGCGTCGGCGACGCGCAGTACGCCGCGATCACCGACGAGGATGGCACCATCATCGACGATACGGTGATCTACCGGCTGCCCGACGAGGGCGAGACGCCGCAGGGGTCTCGGGAAGACGGGGAGGCAACCTACCTTTTCATCCCCAACGCCGGCACCGACGAGTCGACCCACGAACGGTGGATCGGCTACCGCAACGAGTGGGACCTCGAGGCGACCGTCGACAACCGGACGGACGAGTACGCGATGTTCGCCGTGCAGGGGCCGAACGCGGCCGACCTCGTGGGCGATGTCGTCGACGTCGCCGACACCGCCGACGCCATCGACGGCTCGGTGACGGACCTCTCCCGGTTCGAGGCGACGGAGTCGACGATCGACGGCGTCGACTGCTGGACCGCCCGAACCGGCTACACCGGCGAGGACGGCTTCGAACTGATCGTCCCCTGGCCCGAGGCCGAACGCATCTGGTCCGCCTTCGACTGCCAGCCCTGCGGGCTCGGCGCCCGGGACACGCTCCGCATCGAGGCCGGCCTCCTGCTCGCCGGCCAGGACTTCGACCCCGAGGACAACCCGCGGACGCCGTACGAGGCCGGCATCGGCTTCACGGTCGACCTCGAGACGGAGTTCGTCGGTCGGGACGCCCTCGCGCAGGTCCGAGCGGAGGGCGTCGAGGAGGAACTCGTCGGCTTCCAGTTGATCGACCGCGGCGTCCCGCGGCACGGCTACGACATCACGAACCCGGAGAGCCGGGTCATCGGCACGGTCACCAGCGGCACGATGAGCCCGACTCTGGAGCAGGCGATCGGCCTCGGCTACGTCCCGGTCGAGTACGCCGACCCGGGCACGACGCTGCAGGTCGTCGTCCGCGGCCAGTCGAAAAAGGCACGAGTCGAGCAGACGCCATTTATCGATACGCAGTAA
- a CDS encoding GIDE domain-containing protein, whose product MSTASLTVLPAAAISGVDVLVLLLLLHLWLLVVGLAVWNDEAQTGVAWVDQRIHMSNRLYGLLLFLATVVVWLPFALGGYPFGANSPFGRSRTVLIPIGAGGLLVGTGFYFLGGVLTNVRSYLAFRLTDPVDAGTVDSGPTRVTGEVVSADDPLEAPLSGADAVCYQLSLTQVAFEDSLESHEDGSAAMTGPLSSVTDGTERVADRRQPFWLRDDTGRVLVDPDRAKLRLERTASRPVAADERPAEAIATRLREAIDDADERRDRARVYHEAALEPGTAVSVLGVAVVPEDRAVAGESGANSDAPILTAGESSSEFIVTPGCADGVDRHYLATILVCALAAVASIGSGFGLLWLLAGY is encoded by the coding sequence ATGTCGACCGCCTCGCTAACGGTGCTCCCCGCTGCGGCGATTTCCGGTGTCGACGTGCTCGTGTTGCTCTTGCTCCTTCACCTCTGGCTGCTCGTCGTGGGGCTGGCCGTCTGGAACGACGAGGCCCAGACCGGCGTCGCGTGGGTCGATCAGCGGATTCACATGAGCAACCGGCTCTACGGGCTGTTACTGTTCCTCGCGACGGTCGTCGTCTGGCTCCCTTTCGCGCTCGGCGGCTACCCATTCGGAGCAAACAGCCCCTTCGGGCGTTCGCGAACTGTGCTCATTCCCATCGGCGCCGGCGGACTGCTTGTCGGCACCGGCTTCTACTTCCTCGGCGGCGTCCTCACCAACGTTCGGTCGTATCTCGCATTCCGGCTGACCGACCCGGTCGACGCCGGGACGGTCGACTCGGGCCCCACTCGGGTCACCGGTGAGGTCGTGTCAGCGGACGACCCGCTCGAGGCGCCGCTCTCGGGCGCTGACGCGGTCTGTTACCAGCTTTCCCTGACTCAGGTCGCGTTCGAGGACTCGCTCGAGTCCCACGAGGATGGCAGCGCAGCGATGACCGGTCCGCTCTCGTCGGTTACCGACGGGACCGAACGCGTCGCGGATCGGCGCCAGCCGTTCTGGCTCCGCGACGACACCGGCCGCGTCCTCGTCGATCCGGACCGGGCCAAACTACGCCTCGAGCGGACCGCTTCCCGACCCGTGGCCGCCGATGAACGGCCGGCAGAGGCGATCGCGACGCGGCTCCGCGAGGCGATCGACGACGCTGACGAGCGACGCGATCGGGCTCGGGTGTACCACGAAGCCGCGCTCGAGCCCGGAACGGCGGTCTCCGTGCTCGGCGTCGCAGTCGTACCCGAGGACCGAGCGGTGGCCGGCGAGAGCGGCGCCAACAGCGACGCGCCGATACTCACTGCGGGCGAGTCCTCGAGCGAGTTCATCGTCACCCCCGGCTGTGCGGACGGCGTCGATCGCCACTATCTCGCGACGATTCTCGTCTGTGCGCTCGCGGCGGTCGCTTCGATCGGCAGCGGATTCGGGCTCCTCTGGCTGCTCGCCGGCTACTAA
- a CDS encoding helix-turn-helix domain-containing protein, whose amino-acid sequence MGGRGPKRELAEKIAGEITLSDDPGATLRKWRTDFDVSQTDLAEELGVSSSVISDYESGRRESPGIGVVGRLVEGLLAIDERRGGDRIRQYGRVLSAGFDSDVVLDLREYATSIPLSTVYDELEATEIIPGETDRISGHTVVDSVKAITRLSSEEFFRLYGQSTNRVLVFTNVTQGEGVGIALRVINPTPNAVILHGIEEDELWDHARDLARVDGYALATTTAPIDDVLDRLISFE is encoded by the coding sequence ATGGGCGGACGTGGGCCGAAACGCGAACTCGCGGAGAAGATAGCCGGGGAGATCACGCTGAGCGACGATCCCGGCGCCACGTTGCGCAAGTGGCGAACCGATTTCGACGTCTCGCAGACGGACCTCGCCGAAGAGCTCGGCGTCTCCTCGTCGGTCATCTCGGACTACGAGAGCGGCCGCCGGGAGAGTCCGGGTATCGGCGTCGTCGGACGGCTCGTCGAGGGACTGCTCGCGATCGACGAACGGCGCGGCGGCGACCGCATCCGTCAGTACGGCCGCGTCCTCTCGGCCGGGTTCGACAGCGACGTCGTCCTCGACTTACGCGAGTACGCGACTTCGATTCCTCTCTCGACGGTGTACGACGAACTCGAGGCGACCGAGATCATCCCCGGCGAGACCGACCGCATCAGCGGTCATACGGTCGTCGATAGCGTCAAGGCGATTACCCGCCTCTCGAGCGAGGAGTTCTTCCGACTGTACGGGCAGAGTACGAACCGCGTGCTCGTCTTCACCAACGTGACGCAGGGCGAGGGCGTCGGTATCGCCCTGCGGGTGATCAATCCGACGCCGAACGCCGTGATCCTCCACGGGATCGAAGAGGACGAACTCTGGGACCACGCTCGCGATCTCGCACGCGTCGACGGCTACGCGCTCGCGACGACGACGGCGCCGATCGACGACGTGCTCGATCGGCTCATTTCGTTCGAGTGA